Genomic window (Flavobacteriales bacterium):
CCGGCGTGCCATTGGCCTGCGCGGTGGTGCGTCCGGGGAAGGCCAAGTGCTCGTTCCCGATCTCGAACTGCCCGGCGGAGTATGCCGGGAGCACCGCCCCGAAGGGTACCACCAGCGCCCCGGAGGCGGTGGCGACGTGCATGAACTGTTCGATGGAACGCACGGGTTTCACATCCACGCCGTCCCGCGCGGAACTGACCTGCTTGTTGTCCACCCAACCTTCATAGTCGTCATGGTGGAACTTCAGGCGCGTCCATTTGGAATTTCGCTCCAGCACGTCGGCGGTCTCACCGAAAAGCCATTGGGTGACCTGTTCGGCACGGTCGTCCGGCTCGCGGCGCACGGGCACGATGCTCAGCGTGCAGATGGCTTGGTCGTGTTCGCTCATGGCCGCGAAGGTGCATCTCCT
Coding sequences:
- a CDS encoding C40 family peptidase, producing the protein MSEHDQAICTLSIVPVRREPDDRAEQVTQWLFGETADVLERNSKWTRLKFHHDDYEGWVDNKQVSSARDGVDVKPVRSIEQFMHVATASGALVVPFGAVLPAYSAGQFEIGNEHLAFPGRTTAQANGTPVMRLLAVMDQWLNTPYLWGGRSPFGVDCSGLTQMLFLVGGIQLPRDAWQQAELGKLVELIDLAATGDLAFFDNEEGRIVHVGIVLENRRILHASGRVRIDNLDQEGIFNASEKKYTHKLRMIKRVV